The Bryobacteraceae bacterium genome includes a window with the following:
- the coaD gene encoding phosphopantetheine adenylyltransferase yields MSEARPRIAVYPGSFDPVTYGHLDLIERCAPLVDRLIVAVLRNAGKQPLFTTEERVEMLRQSAAHLGNVEVDSFDGLLVDYARRRGACLLLRGIRAISDYEYELQMALMNRRLAPEIETMFMMAGEAFSFLSSRLVKEVIALGGDVSGLVPPQVEAKLRERLPPRSSHHK; encoded by the coding sequence GTGAGCGAAGCAAGACCGCGCATCGCCGTCTATCCGGGGTCGTTCGATCCGGTGACGTACGGGCATCTGGATCTGATTGAACGGTGCGCGCCGCTGGTGGACCGGCTGATCGTGGCGGTGCTGCGGAACGCGGGCAAGCAGCCGCTGTTCACGACGGAAGAGCGGGTGGAGATGCTGCGGCAGTCGGCGGCGCATCTGGGCAATGTGGAGGTGGACTCGTTCGACGGGCTGCTGGTGGATTACGCGCGGCGGCGCGGGGCATGCCTCCTGCTGCGGGGCATCCGGGCGATCTCGGACTACGAGTACGAACTGCAGATGGCGCTGATGAACCGGCGGCTGGCGCCGGAGATCGAGACTATGTTTATGATGGCAGGAGAAGCCTTCTCCTTCCTCAGTTCCCGGCTGGTGAAGGAAGTGATCGCACTAGGCGGCGACGTCAGCGGCCTGGTGCCGCCCCAGGTCGAGGCGAAGCTGAGAGAGCGGTTACCGCCGCGTTCCTCGCATCACAAATAA
- a CDS encoding aminotransferase: MQQRAISLSDRVQSISVSSTARVSAEAEKLRRAGHDVVDFGVGEPDFPTPDNIKQAAVRALEENFTRYTPMPGVQELREAVCQRHRMDFGTDYRAPECVVSVGGKHAIFNTVQVLVNEGDEVIIPVPYWVTYYDVVSYSGGRPVLVETSEEEGFALTAAQIERAITPKTRLLIVNSPCNPSGALVEREEFVRIAHLAKKHGFWLMTDECYCRFLYDSEPYSVASEPGMKEHVIVAGSLSKTYAMTGWRVGFTLAPAEVCAAIIKLQSHSTSNPTSIAQKAAIEALLGDQSSVDVMLAEYRRRREYVVSRLRKMPGVKCAEPRGAFYAYPNIHGALGRNGIHTPMQFAEKLLEKAHVAVVPGEAFGTEQHVRISYATSMENLEKGLGRIEQFLAEMIG; the protein is encoded by the coding sequence ATGCAGCAACGAGCCATTTCTTTATCCGATCGAGTCCAGTCCATCAGCGTGTCGTCGACGGCGCGCGTTTCGGCTGAAGCCGAGAAGCTGAGGCGGGCCGGCCACGACGTGGTGGATTTCGGCGTCGGCGAGCCGGATTTCCCCACTCCAGACAACATCAAGCAGGCGGCGGTAAGGGCGCTGGAGGAGAACTTCACGCGCTACACGCCGATGCCCGGAGTGCAGGAGCTGCGGGAGGCGGTCTGCCAGCGGCACCGGATGGATTTCGGCACCGACTACCGGGCGCCTGAGTGCGTGGTGAGCGTCGGGGGCAAGCACGCGATCTTCAACACGGTGCAGGTGCTGGTGAACGAAGGCGATGAAGTGATCATCCCGGTGCCGTACTGGGTGACTTACTACGACGTGGTGAGCTACTCGGGCGGGCGTCCGGTGCTGGTGGAGACGAGCGAGGAGGAAGGCTTCGCGCTGACGGCGGCGCAGATCGAGAGGGCGATCACGCCGAAGACGCGGTTGTTGATCGTGAATTCGCCTTGCAATCCATCGGGAGCGCTGGTGGAGAGGGAAGAGTTCGTCCGCATCGCGCATCTGGCGAAGAAGCACGGCTTCTGGCTGATGACGGACGAGTGCTACTGCCGGTTCCTGTACGACAGCGAGCCGTATTCGGTGGCGTCGGAGCCGGGGATGAAAGAGCACGTGATCGTCGCGGGCTCGCTGTCGAAGACGTACGCGATGACGGGCTGGCGCGTGGGCTTCACGCTGGCGCCGGCGGAGGTGTGCGCGGCGATCATCAAGCTGCAGTCGCACTCGACGTCGAACCCGACGTCGATCGCGCAGAAGGCGGCGATCGAGGCGCTGCTGGGCGACCAGAGTTCGGTGGACGTGATGCTGGCGGAGTACCGGCGGCGGCGGGAGTATGTGGTGTCGCGGCTGCGGAAGATGCCCGGGGTGAAGTGCGCGGAGCCGCGGGGAGCGTTCTACGCCTATCCGAACATCCACGGTGCGCTGGGGCGGAACGGGATCCACACGCCGATGCAGTTCGCCGAGAAGCTGCTGGAGAAGGCGCATGTGGCGGTGGTGCCGGGAGAGGCGTTCGGCACGGAGCAGCACGTGCGCATCTCGTATGCGACGTCGATGGAGAACCTCGAGAAGGGGCTGGGACGGATCGAACAATTCCTGGCGGAAATGATTGGGTGA
- a CDS encoding ABC transporter ATP-binding protein — protein MESVNGEFPHYIEFRHVYKTFDEPVLVDVSFHVDDGETLAIIGRSGVGKSVSLNHIMGFLKPDSGRVIVAHQDITDMTEAQLRAIRRKVTMVFQSGALFDSLTVGENILFSLELREDYDESNKLDVMRGLLRMVGLEDRENDYPSDLSTGHRRAVAIARALAAQPECILYDEPTTMVDPLMSDLMVSLMRRLKEQLRLTSVVVTHDLDLMRRVADRVVVLFEGRVIYSGPVAEIENCTHPHVREFLAMDRVELSG, from the coding sequence ATGGAATCGGTGAACGGCGAGTTTCCCCATTACATCGAATTCCGGCACGTCTATAAGACGTTCGACGAGCCCGTTCTGGTCGACGTGTCTTTTCACGTCGACGACGGCGAGACGCTCGCCATCATCGGCCGCAGCGGCGTCGGCAAAAGCGTCAGCCTCAACCACATCATGGGCTTCCTCAAGCCCGACAGCGGCCGCGTCATCGTCGCCCATCAGGACATCACGGACATGACCGAGGCGCAGCTGCGCGCCATCCGCCGCAAGGTCACCATGGTCTTCCAGAGCGGCGCCCTGTTCGACTCCCTCACCGTCGGAGAAAACATCCTCTTCTCGCTCGAGCTCCGCGAAGACTACGACGAAAGCAACAAGCTCGACGTCATGCGCGGACTCCTCCGCATGGTCGGTCTCGAAGACCGCGAAAACGACTACCCTTCCGACCTCTCCACCGGCCACCGCCGCGCCGTCGCCATCGCCCGCGCCCTCGCCGCGCAGCCGGAGTGCATCCTCTACGACGAACCCACCACGATGGTCGATCCCCTCATGTCCGACCTCATGGTCAGCCTCATGCGCCGCCTGAAGGAGCAGCTCCGGCTCACCAGCGTCGTCGTCACGCACGACCTCGACCTGATGCGCCGCGTCGCAGACCGCGTCGTCGTTCTCTTCGAAGGGCGCGTCATTTACTCGGGTCCGGTCGCGGAGATCGAGAACTGCACCCATCCCCACGTCCGCGAATTCCTCGCCATGGACCGGGTCGAACTCAGCGGCTGA
- a CDS encoding lytic transglycosylase catalytic codes for MLAFCFACGGAAAGSSESAQGEPLQAVMTVRADRQTGRLVRVTEFRTRSGRRVPAAQAVRPLVEQAARKHAVDAELVDAVIRAESGYNPAAVSVKGAAGLMQLMPETARRLGAKNRFDLEENLEAGVKLLKQLREKYGDDRLALAAYNAGEGAVRKYRGVPPYRETVEYIRKIEAAHAKLRSVDEGKMAEPQRDDAEPVRSLLVETDAEGRVYLRTR; via the coding sequence ATGCTGGCATTTTGTTTCGCCTGCGGCGGCGCCGCGGCCGGTTCGTCCGAGTCCGCGCAGGGCGAACCCCTGCAGGCGGTGATGACGGTGCGCGCCGACCGGCAGACGGGCAGGCTGGTGCGCGTGACGGAGTTCCGCACGCGGTCCGGCAGGCGCGTGCCTGCGGCGCAGGCCGTGCGCCCGCTGGTGGAGCAGGCAGCCAGAAAGCACGCCGTGGATGCAGAGCTGGTGGACGCCGTGATCCGCGCCGAGAGCGGCTACAATCCGGCGGCGGTTTCCGTAAAAGGCGCAGCCGGTCTGATGCAGCTGATGCCGGAGACGGCGCGGCGGCTGGGCGCGAAGAACCGGTTCGACCTCGAGGAGAACCTGGAAGCTGGAGTGAAGCTGCTGAAACAGCTCCGGGAAAAGTACGGAGACGACCGGCTGGCGCTGGCGGCCTACAACGCCGGGGAGGGAGCGGTGCGGAAGTACAGGGGCGTGCCGCCGTACCGGGAGACGGTGGAATACATCCGGAAGATCGAGGCGGCGCACGCGAAGCTGCGCTCGGTGGACGAGGGGAAGATGGCAGAGCCGCAGCGGGACGACGCGGAGCCCGTGCGCAGCCTGCTGGTGGAGACGGACGCGGAAGGCAGGGTGTATCTGCGCACCCGCTAG